A region from the Flavobacterium enshiense genome encodes:
- a CDS encoding T9SS type A sorting domain-containing protein has protein sequence MQKKLRLGKVFDYFGLKKENRLLHGTVVALSLFCFSNNSFAQQTTIINPAAEGGFNSGNTFAANGWTVANEGTGPIKWAVGTAASGTTSVGAITNGSTDVTLTAANANILQGMIVYGDNIPANTFVASIAGTTLTLSQNATATLGTVTLGFGKTSGGGISVATSQMTTASIAANTYSITLAAANPNISVGMLIAPVAGFIGADTYVASINGTALGLSKASINSAAFATAQTLSFSATGSGISGNAAYVTNDNGVTNSYGGYSGNRTVYFYRDITNVPSIQNAMTLTFDVKSAPTFGAGWQVWVAPITQPVAGTNTQVTGPMAYGVSWPGATLISFNSATQVATTKNTAFIPKSFAGTPFRLIFVWTNGTTAGTVPPAAIDNISLVSRVPEEINCAHSGLWSQPGTWEGGNVPTPADTAVLNDDGEVVMIDSRYSGADALFLSGTNTLVQFATSNIMDEFTVARDLTLSAGGSRFNNHDGANGKYLKLGRNLNVGTTARFDSSVGGSTALQGRLTLNGSTLQTITVATGGFVGGSAAGVNTFSNVDGVLNQLEVTNTSTATPNVVWNADGVRLRTSITLTSGRISVSSGKRFVIGNFGSISSNNMNIAPGSGFISGTVSRFMSSGSTKLVQPGTEYPGTDNNAKAFWYPFINGTSGSDRSVYFLADANPATNGEVAITYTNANTVTGSLSVADGGYTINKRYDGNWAFSTPNSNAVPSGPALIYVPNATTPTNRVGIYANGAYEAIDGTSRLMYLTTAMPGTHQDGTAQPFIFRNGLTVADLTTAPLYVGVSNASSLDTATGITSLTSGNWNSTSTWVGGVVPTCSNVVTIASGHNVTVSATANAAGVIIAKGGTLTNNAGTSTMTVGNCANNLNNAAFINNGTHAMIAGNLKVNGFVAHKNGSFFNQTGGDIVIDSNDNGNPATSVAFGGASCKIETSNLDLTGGKITIVDPLVNIGTPITGTSISSFNVNTAGAAGTFSVNGTIGAATLNTINITGTYNIFEAGQVVSGHANIVPGTKIQTVSVGGVGSPPAITLTLDRPATGAIAAGTPISYSSMANGLFGVVIEPSAANANLSVGQSVSGTGIPVGAKITALAFNGLGTNFVGKVTLSAAVSDLGTSPITAQQPITIAGVNPGASTVTLTAVNPNIVAGMNVSGSGIKPGTFLTDVTGAKLTLSEPIQAGAPSPLVMDFHVSNAQSSGSFIYASPNNYATGLNHTLQIGDGVSTHSSSLMTNGFNCQFQAAGGLFSLGNLIVNNAPNGADRFMNVSSNNVNNQYNMNVQNAFTVTAGSVFKKTFSNATVYVGGNIVNNGTINFPSGSTLLYLGNFINGVAVPTALPQTISGSGVFATNQWALTPGITNGSFPSLQVNNTSAQGVTISVPNFRLLSGVILTNGIVHTSAAYPIYVGNPDVTASTPTSGTFSGGSATSYIDGPAVHANMSSATMTQSKLFPLGKNGKYLPILIASTGGVELMAEAFDTNSGTVNATNVSNLSANRWKVTRVGSAGTFTGYNVRLASSSPVVTASNIIVHSATENGTYDIVSTPASATTFDAAHFSIPAFPSIVLATNQTGGFLGNFAYAEGPACTGTPTPGATVASSSSVCAGQSVTLSLTTPTTGALVTYQWQSSVNAGPMTNIAGATAATYVATPTANTSYQCIVTCSGSSGTSTPVAVTTVASSVTVTGTSMCTGGTANLSAAGSAILNWYDAPTGGNLVNEGTNFTPTVSQTTTYYVASGSVSSNGSANTAAFGGTAASSAVYKGISFDAVNTFELKTVTVYPKNTASLTPITVGLFDANGNVVSGTNQVTFTPTLNTGTMGSVSQVVTLNYTIPVGKDYRLVVTNGLVAANNTLGNSTGVIDYPSTNGPIRLTGNVSGLNDAIVVTDNTTNVFHNLTYEEVCEALRVPVTATVVNTQAPTAAATQDACATKTIADFIVNGGSATASGLTWYADSALGFTIPTTTPAVLGTTYYVSQTISGCEGPRTGITAGGTCLSTEDFKIAELKYFPNPVNDQLTITAKDVITRIEVYNLLGQQLKALDTTTNNVQMNFGGFASSTYLVKVYSEDHVDFFKVIKR, from the coding sequence ATGCAAAAAAAATTACGACTCGGCAAAGTATTTGATTACTTTGGCTTAAAAAAAGAAAACCGACTCCTCCATGGAACGGTTGTCGCATTATCGCTTTTTTGTTTTTCAAACAATTCGTTTGCTCAACAAACTACGATAATCAATCCCGCCGCAGAGGGAGGATTTAATTCCGGAAACACTTTCGCGGCAAATGGATGGACAGTTGCCAACGAGGGGACCGGTCCCATCAAGTGGGCCGTTGGAACTGCTGCCTCAGGAACCACATCAGTGGGAGCAATCACCAATGGTTCGACAGATGTAACGCTGACCGCTGCCAATGCAAACATCCTTCAGGGTATGATTGTTTATGGAGATAATATTCCTGCCAATACTTTCGTGGCTAGTATAGCCGGTACAACTTTAACTTTATCTCAAAACGCAACTGCTACTTTAGGTACAGTTACTTTAGGTTTTGGGAAAACTTCAGGAGGCGGTATCAGTGTGGCAACATCACAGATGACTACAGCTTCTATTGCTGCTAATACGTATTCAATTACTTTAGCCGCAGCAAATCCAAATATTTCTGTGGGGATGTTAATTGCCCCTGTTGCCGGTTTTATTGGAGCTGATACCTATGTAGCGAGTATTAATGGTACTGCATTAGGATTGTCAAAAGCTTCTATCAATAGTGCCGCGTTTGCCACTGCACAAACGTTATCATTTTCAGCAACTGGATCTGGAATCTCAGGTAATGCTGCTTATGTAACCAATGATAATGGTGTTACCAATTCTTATGGAGGTTACTCAGGGAACAGAACGGTTTATTTCTACAGAGATATCACAAACGTTCCTTCTATTCAAAATGCAATGACACTGACTTTTGATGTGAAATCTGCTCCGACTTTCGGTGCTGGATGGCAAGTATGGGTGGCCCCTATTACACAACCAGTGGCGGGTACCAATACTCAGGTGACAGGACCTATGGCTTATGGTGTTTCATGGCCGGGTGCTACGTTGATTTCGTTCAATTCAGCTACACAGGTCGCTACTACTAAAAATACAGCATTTATTCCTAAATCTTTCGCAGGGACTCCTTTCCGATTGATTTTCGTATGGACTAATGGTACGACGGCAGGAACAGTTCCTCCGGCGGCTATTGATAATATTTCACTTGTCTCAAGAGTACCTGAAGAAATTAATTGTGCTCATTCCGGACTTTGGTCACAGCCTGGCACTTGGGAAGGTGGAAATGTACCGACCCCTGCCGATACTGCAGTTCTTAATGATGATGGCGAGGTGGTTATGATAGACTCAAGATATTCTGGAGCTGATGCTTTGTTCTTGTCGGGAACGAATACCTTAGTACAATTTGCTACGAGCAATATAATGGATGAATTTACTGTTGCTCGGGATTTGACTCTTTCTGCCGGCGGATCAAGATTTAATAATCATGATGGTGCCAATGGTAAGTACTTAAAATTAGGACGTAATTTAAATGTAGGTACAACAGCCAGATTTGACAGTAGTGTTGGTGGTTCTACCGCTTTACAAGGTCGTTTAACGCTTAATGGTTCTACTCTTCAAACAATAACTGTTGCCACGGGCGGTTTCGTAGGTGGATCTGCAGCAGGTGTAAACACTTTTTCTAACGTGGACGGTGTTTTAAATCAGCTTGAAGTTACCAATACCTCTACTGCAACACCGAACGTTGTGTGGAATGCTGATGGAGTTAGACTTAGAACGTCTATAACTTTAACCAGTGGTAGAATAAGTGTTTCTTCCGGAAAAAGATTTGTTATTGGAAACTTCGGTTCTATAAGCAGTAATAATATGAATATTGCTCCGGGTTCTGGTTTTATAAGCGGTACAGTATCCAGATTTATGAGTTCAGGAAGTACAAAACTTGTGCAGCCAGGTACAGAATATCCTGGAACAGATAATAATGCTAAGGCATTTTGGTATCCATTTATTAATGGTACGAGTGGTTCAGACAGATCAGTGTATTTCTTGGCGGATGCTAATCCAGCTACTAACGGTGAGGTTGCTATTACATATACTAATGCAAACACTGTGACAGGAAGCCTTTCTGTTGCAGATGGTGGTTATACTATTAATAAAAGATATGACGGAAATTGGGCATTCTCAACTCCGAACAGTAACGCTGTGCCATCTGGTCCGGCTTTAATTTATGTGCCTAACGCTACAACACCGACTAATAGAGTTGGTATATATGCAAACGGAGCTTATGAAGCTATCGACGGTACTTCAAGATTGATGTATCTTACAACTGCAATGCCTGGTACGCATCAGGACGGAACAGCTCAGCCATTTATCTTCAGAAACGGTTTAACTGTGGCAGATTTAACTACAGCTCCTTTATATGTTGGAGTTAGTAACGCATCTAGCTTGGATACAGCTACAGGAATTACTTCTCTTACATCTGGTAACTGGAACAGTACTTCAACATGGGTTGGAGGTGTTGTTCCGACTTGTAGCAATGTAGTAACTATCGCTAGCGGTCATAATGTTACGGTATCGGCTACAGCTAATGCTGCAGGTGTAATTATCGCAAAAGGTGGTACATTGACTAACAATGCAGGTACCAGTACAATGACAGTAGGTAATTGTGCAAACAACCTTAATAATGCTGCTTTCATCAACAACGGTACACATGCTATGATTGCCGGTAATTTAAAAGTGAACGGTTTTGTTGCTCATAAAAACGGAAGTTTCTTCAACCAAACGGGTGGGGATATAGTGATTGACAGTAATGATAATGGTAACCCTGCAACTTCTGTTGCTTTTGGAGGTGCTTCTTGTAAAATTGAAACATCTAACCTGGATTTGACAGGAGGAAAAATTACGATTGTTGACCCACTTGTAAATATTGGTACTCCAATTACAGGTACATCAATTTCGAGTTTTAATGTTAATACAGCTGGTGCAGCAGGTACTTTTTCGGTTAACGGAACTATTGGTGCAGCTACTCTTAACACGATCAACATAACAGGAACGTATAACATTTTTGAAGCTGGGCAGGTAGTGTCCGGACACGCTAATATTGTTCCGGGAACGAAAATTCAAACAGTTTCTGTTGGGGGTGTAGGAAGTCCGCCTGCAATTACATTAACATTGGATAGACCAGCTACTGGAGCAATTGCTGCAGGCACTCCAATTTCCTATTCTTCTATGGCAAATGGATTGTTTGGTGTTGTAATTGAGCCAAGCGCAGCGAATGCAAATTTATCAGTTGGACAGTCAGTTTCCGGAACTGGTATTCCTGTAGGGGCAAAGATTACTGCTTTAGCGTTTAATGGTCTTGGAACAAACTTTGTAGGTAAGGTAACCTTATCAGCGGCGGTTTCAGATTTAGGTACATCGCCTATTACAGCGCAGCAGCCAATAACTATTGCCGGGGTAAACCCAGGAGCGTCCACTGTAACTTTAACAGCTGTAAATCCGAATATTGTAGCAGGTATGAATGTTTCAGGGTCAGGTATAAAACCAGGTACTTTTTTAACTGATGTTACAGGTGCTAAATTAACTTTATCAGAACCGATTCAGGCAGGGGCTCCTTCTCCTTTAGTGATGGATTTCCATGTGTCTAACGCACAATCCAGTGGTTCGTTTATTTATGCTTCGCCAAATAATTATGCTACAGGACTGAACCATACGTTACAAATAGGGGATGGTGTTTCAACTCATAGCTCATCTTTGATGACTAACGGTTTTAACTGTCAGTTCCAGGCTGCAGGAGGGTTATTCTCTTTAGGGAATCTAATTGTTAATAATGCTCCTAATGGTGCAGATAGATTTATGAACGTTAGCAGTAACAATGTTAATAATCAATACAACATGAACGTTCAGAATGCATTCACGGTTACGGCCGGCAGTGTTTTCAAGAAAACGTTTTCCAATGCAACGGTTTATGTGGGAGGTAACATCGTAAATAACGGTACTATTAATTTCCCTTCTGGAAGTACACTATTATACTTAGGAAACTTTATTAACGGAGTTGCCGTGCCAACTGCACTTCCTCAGACTATTTCTGGTTCGGGTGTATTTGCCACTAATCAGTGGGCTTTAACTCCTGGTATAACCAATGGGTCATTCCCGAGTTTGCAAGTAAACAATACAAGTGCTCAGGGTGTTACAATCAGTGTTCCTAACTTCAGATTACTAAGTGGCGTGATATTAACCAATGGGATCGTTCACACTTCAGCAGCATATCCTATTTATGTAGGAAACCCTGATGTTACTGCAAGTACTCCTACAAGTGGTACTTTTTCGGGTGGTAGTGCCACTTCATATATTGATGGTCCTGCTGTGCATGCAAACATGAGCTCGGCTACTATGACTCAATCCAAATTATTCCCTCTAGGTAAAAATGGTAAGTACCTTCCGATACTTATTGCTTCAACAGGAGGTGTTGAATTAATGGCTGAGGCTTTCGATACCAATTCAGGTACTGTAAATGCAACTAACGTTTCTAATTTAAGTGCAAACAGATGGAAAGTGACAAGAGTTGGTTCAGCTGGAACTTTTACAGGTTATAACGTGAGGTTAGCGTCTTCAAGTCCTGTTGTTACTGCTTCAAATATTATTGTGCATTCAGCTACTGAGAATGGAACGTATGATATCGTTTCAACTCCTGCTTCTGCAACAACTTTTGATGCTGCTCACTTCTCTATTCCAGCATTTCCTTCTATCGTATTGGCTACTAATCAGACAGGTGGTTTCTTAGGAAACTTTGCATACGCTGAAGGTCCTGCTTGTACAGGAACTCCAACTCCAGGTGCTACTGTAGCTTCTTCTTCTTCAGTTTGTGCAGGACAATCTGTTACGTTAAGTTTAACAACTCCTACAACAGGAGCTTTGGTAACTTACCAATGGCAAAGTTCTGTTAATGCAGGACCTATGACTAACATCGCTGGTGCTACTGCAGCAACTTATGTGGCTACACCTACAGCAAATACTTCATACCAGTGTATTGTAACTTGTTCTGGAAGTTCAGGTACTTCAACACCGGTTGCTGTTACAACTGTGGCTTCATCTGTTACTGTTACAGGTACTTCAATGTGTACAGGCGGTACAGCTAATTTATCAGCTGCAGGAAGTGCAATTTTAAATTGGTATGATGCTCCAACAGGTGGAAACCTGGTAAATGAGGGAACAAATTTCACGCCTACTGTGTCTCAAACTACTACTTATTATGTAGCATCTGGTTCTGTATCATCTAATGGTTCTGCAAATACTGCAGCGTTTGGTGGTACTGCAGCTTCTAGTGCCGTTTATAAAGGTATTTCGTTTGATGCTGTTAATACTTTTGAATTAAAAACAGTAACAGTTTACCCTAAAAATACTGCGTCTCTTACACCAATTACAGTAGGATTATTTGATGCTAACGGTAATGTTGTTTCAGGAACTAATCAGGTAACTTTCACTCCGACACTTAATACAGGAACTATGGGCTCTGTATCTCAGGTTGTGACACTTAACTATACTATTCCGGTTGGTAAAGATTATAGATTAGTGGTTACTAATGGTTTAGTTGCAGCAAACAATACGTTAGGAAACAGTACTGGAGTGATAGATTATCCGTCTACAAACGGACCTATCAGATTGACAGGTAATGTTTCTGGACTTAATGATGCAATTGTTGTAACTGATAATACTACAAACGTTTTCCATAATTTAACGTATGAAGAAGTTTGTGAGGCGCTTAGAGTTCCGGTTACTGCAACTGTGGTAAATACTCAGGCTCCAACTGCAGCGGCTACACAAGATGCTTGTGCTACAAAAACAATTGCTGATTTCATTGTAAATGGCGGATCAGCTACTGCTAGCGGATTAACATGGTATGCTGATTCGGCTTTAGGTTTTACTATTCCAACGACAACACCTGCTGTTTTAGGCACAACGTATTATGTGTCTCAAACTATTAGCGGTTGCGAAGGCCCAAGAACTGGAATTACAGCAGGAGGTACTTGTTTAAGCACTGAGGATTTCAAAATTGCTGAATTGAAATACTTCCCGAATCCGGTTAACGATCAATTGACCATTACGGCAAAAGATGTAATAACCAGAATAGAGGTATACAATTTATTAGGTCAGCAATTAAAAGCTTTAGATACTACTACAAATAATGTTCAAATGAATTTTGGCGGATTTGCGTCGTCGACGTACTTAGTTAAAGTTTATTCGGAAGATCATGTAGATTTCTTTAAAGTGATTAAAAGATAA
- a CDS encoding tetratricopeptide repeat protein, translated as MKHSIQIFFSGFLIIGLLLLGLKSNAQDTDVKRLDSIIRQSSSEMYKNPDRVIATGKQLLKEAGNGNDVDIKILIYKLISDGYSSKRDYQKSLEYVIKANELLPKTKNKRLKISIVTKTGIQYHQLKIYDKAIQYLDQAEKLCLEYSKRDSVLVSLGINYVVRGFIYKEKLNCAIAINFFDRGINEILKSKDLKGHANVISIAKYNKGNCYLMMSNNASATKSFLESITYAKMMKANSLQAFAQKGLAQVYTIEGKYNQAISLLHEAQSISSSVDDLILNQEIYKGLSENYLAVNDWDQYKKYHLKFLEIQNEVMERERKSASDSLNAIEKENENRFKSEIPGYVYRIIVVIFILMFLMFFFLVSTRKAKRNIVELEEMIKNLQGEKMLQDQNRA; from the coding sequence ATGAAACATAGCATCCAAATATTTTTTTCGGGTTTCCTTATCATAGGGTTATTGTTGTTAGGTTTGAAATCTAATGCTCAGGATACTGATGTTAAACGATTGGACAGTATCATTAGACAGAGTTCTTCCGAGATGTATAAGAATCCCGATAGAGTGATTGCAACTGGAAAGCAACTTTTGAAAGAAGCGGGAAATGGAAATGATGTTGACATTAAAATCCTTATTTATAAATTGATTTCGGATGGTTATTCTTCAAAGAGGGATTATCAGAAATCACTGGAATATGTTATTAAGGCCAATGAGCTTTTGCCTAAGACAAAGAATAAACGCCTGAAAATATCTATCGTTACCAAAACAGGGATTCAATATCATCAGTTGAAAATTTACGATAAGGCGATTCAGTACCTTGATCAGGCGGAAAAGCTGTGTTTGGAGTATTCCAAGCGGGATTCTGTTCTTGTTAGTCTTGGGATTAATTATGTAGTGAGAGGTTTTATCTATAAAGAAAAATTAAACTGTGCCATCGCTATTAACTTTTTTGACAGAGGAATTAATGAAATTCTTAAATCCAAAGATTTAAAAGGCCATGCCAATGTGATCAGTATTGCAAAGTATAATAAAGGAAACTGTTATTTGATGATGTCTAATAATGCATCAGCCACAAAGAGCTTTCTGGAGTCGATAACTTATGCAAAGATGATGAAGGCGAACAGTTTGCAGGCATTTGCCCAAAAAGGACTGGCACAGGTATATACCATCGAGGGAAAGTATAATCAAGCCATTTCTTTATTACATGAGGCGCAATCAATTTCGAGCAGTGTCGATGATTTGATCCTGAATCAGGAAATCTATAAAGGTTTGTCTGAGAATTATCTAGCGGTTAATGATTGGGACCAATATAAAAAATACCATTTGAAATTCCTGGAGATTCAAAATGAGGTGATGGAACGCGAACGAAAATCGGCCAGCGACTCCCTCAATGCAATTGAAAAGGAAAATGAAAACAGGTTTAAAAGTGAGATTCCGGGTTATGTGTATCGTATAATAGTTGTTATTTTCATTTTAATGTTCCTGATGTTTTTCTTTCTGGTTTCGACCAGGAAAGCAAAAAGAAACATTGTGGAACTAGAAGAAATGATTAAAAACCTGCAGGGCGAAAAGATGCTCCAGGATCAAAATAGGGCTTAG